The following proteins are co-located in the Flectobacillus major DSM 103 genome:
- a CDS encoding PPK2 family polyphosphate kinase — protein sequence MKDKLDALEFDGQSKFETKNTPTKIDDWYTSEEEYQLMLGQIRAKIDKLQSQMYAHDKYGMVLIFQALDAAGKDGTIKAVLSGINPAGVVVHSFKRPSDEELGHDFMWRNMQKMASRGQIAVHNRSYYEEVLVVKVHPEILTDTQKIPAEFTNDLSKVWDNRYDDIRHYEEYLHRNGILVVKFFLNVSKKEQSKRLIERIQDPEKNWKFEEQDVRERAFWKDYQKAYEELINKTATKSAPWYVVPADDKKNMRLIVASIVLEKLKGLKMEYPESTPERRTFLQSLVSIIEEQDKKN from the coding sequence ATGAAAGATAAATTGGACGCACTTGAGTTTGACGGACAGTCAAAATTTGAAACAAAAAATACACCGACCAAGATAGATGATTGGTACACTTCCGAGGAAGAATACCAGCTTATGCTTGGGCAAATTCGAGCCAAAATAGATAAGCTTCAAAGCCAAATGTATGCCCATGACAAATATGGAATGGTTTTGATTTTTCAAGCCTTAGACGCTGCAGGCAAAGATGGCACTATTAAAGCCGTTTTATCGGGTATCAACCCCGCTGGTGTGGTAGTACATAGTTTTAAACGCCCGTCCGACGAAGAGCTAGGCCATGATTTTATGTGGCGAAATATGCAGAAAATGGCATCACGTGGACAAATCGCCGTTCATAATCGCTCATATTATGAAGAAGTATTGGTAGTAAAAGTACACCCCGAAATACTGACGGATACCCAAAAAATCCCCGCTGAATTTACCAACGACTTGTCAAAAGTGTGGGATAATCGTTATGATGATATACGCCATTATGAAGAATACTTACATCGAAATGGGATATTAGTTGTTAAGTTTTTCCTGAATGTTTCAAAAAAAGAACAGAGTAAACGACTTATTGAGCGAATACAAGACCCAGAAAAAAATTGGAAATTTGAGGAGCAAGATGTGAGAGAAAGAGCTTTTTGGAAAGATTATCAAAAGGCTTACGAAGAACTTATCAATAAAACAGCCACCAAATCGGCACCATGGTATGTTGTGCCTGCCGACGACAAAAAAAATATGCGTCTGATTGTGGCATCGATTGTTCTTGAAAAACTTAAAGGGCTGAAAATGGAATATCCCGAAAGTACGCCCGAAAGACGTACCTTCTTACAATCATTGGTTTCGATAATAGAAGAACAAGATAAAAAGAATTAA
- a CDS encoding RluA family pseudouridine synthase gives MRIKFKDIILFENEDFIVINKPPYIASLDERQADNSLSILRMAKEYSSDAQLAHRLDKETSGILAIAKNPAAYRHLSMQFEHRQVAKRYHAVANGIHDFDMVSVYLPIAQKRDGTQVVIDRQKGKEAETIFNTIKVFRKHTLVECMPITGRMHQIRIHLTCLKAPIVSDPTYNGDTIYLSDLKRGFNLKKDTDELPLMRRVALHAHSLTFSLMNDERVTIEAPYPKDFEVLMKQLEKFS, from the coding sequence ATGCGAATAAAATTTAAAGACATAATTCTTTTTGAAAACGAAGACTTTATTGTAATCAACAAACCTCCTTATATAGCATCGCTCGACGAACGTCAGGCCGATAACTCATTGAGTATTTTGCGTATGGCCAAAGAATATTCGTCTGATGCACAGCTAGCTCACCGTCTTGACAAAGAGACATCGGGTATTTTGGCAATTGCCAAAAATCCAGCCGCTTACAGACACCTTTCCATGCAATTTGAACACCGTCAGGTAGCCAAACGCTATCATGCTGTAGCCAATGGTATCCATGATTTTGACATGGTATCGGTATATTTGCCTATTGCCCAAAAACGTGATGGTACACAGGTTGTTATTGACCGCCAAAAAGGAAAAGAAGCCGAGACAATTTTTAATACTATCAAGGTGTTTCGTAAACATACTTTGGTCGAGTGTATGCCCATAACAGGAAGAATGCACCAAATTAGGATTCACTTAACCTGTTTGAAAGCCCCAATTGTAAGCGACCCAACTTATAATGGCGATACCATCTATTTATCGGATTTAAAAAGAGGTTTTAATCTCAAGAAAGATACCGATGAATTACCATTGATGAGAAGAGTAGCATTACACGCACATTCATTAACTTTTAGCTTAATGAACGACGAGCGAGTGACTATTGAAGCACCATATCCTAAAGATTTTGAGGTTTTGATGAAGCAGTTAGAGAAGTTTTCTTAA
- a CDS encoding helix-turn-helix domain-containing protein — translation MQNISVLQVQQIDAETLINQIGCLIDSRFKSFNPPQQPTEEETFLTIEQVAKLLQVSKVTVHAWCNKEILKPKRIGNKVRFLKSEVMGSLKEIKARKEVNNG, via the coding sequence ATGCAAAACATTTCAGTTTTACAGGTTCAGCAGATAGACGCTGAAACATTAATCAATCAAATAGGATGTTTGATTGATAGCCGTTTTAAGTCCTTTAATCCTCCACAACAACCCACTGAGGAAGAAACATTTTTGACTATCGAACAGGTAGCAAAGCTTTTGCAGGTTAGTAAAGTAACCGTCCATGCTTGGTGTAATAAAGAAATATTAAAACCTAAGCGTATAGGGAACAAAGTGCGTTTTCTTAAATCTGAGGTAATGGGTTCTCTTAAAGAAATCAAGGCAAGAAAGGAGGTTAATAATGGCTAA
- a CDS encoding site-specific integrase: MANAFYRLRTTSAKTPQLIYVGCRFGKDQLIMSTGVKVLPKHWDFEKTKVKNVTTVINKDEINVFLHDLKVFINSTIEKYKLMREPLTKQSLKEEIEDYLNPKPAEVSETLFNYIEKFILEAENGKRLVDNVKRYNQGTIKRFRTTQTLLIDFSVVYSKPVDFDTIDLEFYKEYSLYMVNVKDYKTDTIAKHVRTLKTFLREATEEGINTNLDYQKKAFKVVLKSNEESTSIALNESELLEMCNLDLSETPKLERVRDLFIIGANTGLRFSDFTSIKPENIRKDYDGEFIEIIQYKTKRKVIVPINQTVKTILYKYNNELPKAISNQKFNDYIKEVAKLCQSLHSLEFLSYVKGGKDVKESVERWKMVSSHTARRSFASNAYERGTPVNAIMAITDHKTEKSFLLYIKTSKRKQAEIFRGYQK, from the coding sequence ATGGCTAACGCATTTTACAGATTAAGAACAACCTCCGCAAAAACGCCACAATTAATTTATGTTGGTTGTAGATTTGGCAAAGACCAATTGATAATGTCAACGGGGGTGAAGGTTTTGCCAAAACATTGGGATTTTGAGAAAACCAAGGTTAAAAATGTTACGACTGTTATCAATAAAGATGAAATAAACGTATTCCTCCACGACTTGAAAGTATTTATTAATTCTACAATTGAGAAATATAAATTAATGCGTGAACCACTAACAAAGCAGTCTTTGAAAGAGGAAATAGAAGATTATTTAAACCCAAAGCCAGCGGAGGTGTCGGAAACGCTTTTTAATTACATTGAAAAGTTTATTTTAGAAGCAGAAAACGGGAAAAGGCTAGTAGATAATGTAAAAAGATATAATCAAGGTACAATTAAGCGATTTAGAACAACTCAAACTTTATTGATTGATTTTTCTGTAGTTTATAGTAAGCCCGTCGATTTTGATACCATTGATTTAGAGTTTTATAAAGAGTATAGTTTGTACATGGTGAATGTAAAGGACTATAAAACCGATACGATAGCAAAGCACGTTAGAACGCTTAAAACTTTTCTTCGTGAAGCTACAGAGGAGGGTATAAATACAAATCTTGACTATCAGAAAAAAGCCTTTAAAGTAGTTTTGAAAAGTAATGAAGAATCTACAAGTATAGCACTAAATGAAAGTGAGTTACTGGAAATGTGCAACCTTGATTTATCAGAGACTCCAAAGCTGGAAAGAGTGAGAGACCTTTTTATTATTGGTGCTAATACTGGTTTAAGATTCTCAGATTTTACTAGCATTAAACCCGAAAATATCAGAAAAGACTACGACGGAGAATTTATCGAAATCATTCAATACAAGACAAAAAGGAAAGTGATTGTACCAATCAATCAAACCGTTAAAACAATCCTCTACAAGTATAATAATGAGTTACCGAAAGCAATAAGCAATCAAAAGTTTAATGACTATATCAAAGAGGTTGCAAAGCTTTGCCAGTCCCTTCATTCGTTAGAATTTCTTTCTTATGTCAAAGGTGGTAAAGATGTGAAAGAATCCGTTGAGCGTTGGAAGATGGTTTCAAGCCATACGGCTAGAAGGTCGTTTGCGTCTAATGCCTATGAAAGAGGAACGCCCGTAAACGCTATAATGGCTATTACAGACCATAAAACGGAAAAGTCATTCTTGCTTTACATCAAAACATCAAAGAGAAAACAAGCTGAAATTTTTAGGGGTTATCAAAAGTAA
- a CDS encoding ChbG/HpnK family deacetylase — protein MRKVFILLFTSIQLFAQKPVSLPRSTPETEGVSSQGVIDFLEAASKSKHEFHSFMLLRHGKVVAESWWKPYGSDLKHTMYSVSKSFTATAIGFAVTEKKLSVNDKVITFFPDETPKVVSPYLAELRIKDLLSMSVGHKTDPTFEIASKNENWVKAFLNTPIVNQPGSKFLYNSAATYMLSAIVQKVTGQRVIEYLQPRLFQPLGITGIDWETDPKGINVGGWGLRLKTEDMAKFGQLFLQKGVWKGKQILPAAWVAEATSMKIMQDPDASQEKKDASDWLQGYCYQMWRCRNNGFRADGANGQFIVVLPEQDAVVVITAEAPDMQDELNLVWKYILPALKPQKQPNNPQGIAQLKALEASLALAIPHKNSSSSLESTISGKTFGITSTKGLESAKFTFQDNKCMLSLKTDSVAHQLSFGLDKWELAETTKFGPYLVAGAKANRKGLPIFKVAGSYTWQDNNTLQLTLRYIESPHTETIVCHFEGEHITLDFQNVFNKDQKRTLIKGTLVANRANPPLLIIRGDDMGYSHSGNEALIKSYTEGIETSIEVIVPSPWFPEAVKLLEQHKGVDVGLHFAITSEWDNIKWRPLTDCPSLKNADGYFYPMLFHNDNYPKQAILDNDWKVEDIEKELRAQIVTALKYIPRLSHISGHMGSTAFTKEVKEMAQKVAKEYNLVLVDAGSMQNFNVSYTGFDFNNKTTEERIQAFITMLDKLEDGKSYVYLEHPGLDNDELRAISHIGYEDVAQGRQDVTTIFTSEKVKAAILQKGIRLVSYKDVITTTK, from the coding sequence ATGAGAAAGGTATTTATTCTCCTATTCACAAGTATTCAATTATTTGCCCAAAAGCCTGTTTCGCTCCCTCGAAGTACACCCGAAACGGAAGGGGTTTCTTCGCAAGGGGTTATTGATTTTTTGGAGGCTGCCTCCAAAAGCAAACATGAGTTTCATAGCTTTATGCTATTACGACATGGTAAGGTCGTAGCCGAGTCGTGGTGGAAGCCCTATGGGAGTGATTTGAAGCATACGATGTATTCGGTAAGTAAGAGTTTTACAGCTACAGCTATTGGTTTTGCTGTAACCGAAAAAAAACTAAGTGTCAATGATAAGGTTATTACTTTTTTTCCTGACGAAACCCCTAAGGTCGTTAGTCCATATTTGGCCGAACTTCGTATCAAAGATTTACTTAGTATGAGTGTTGGCCATAAAACAGACCCTACGTTTGAAATAGCAAGTAAAAATGAAAATTGGGTGAAGGCTTTTTTGAATACACCGATTGTAAATCAGCCAGGGAGTAAGTTTTTGTACAATTCGGCTGCTACTTATATGTTGTCGGCTATTGTACAAAAAGTAACGGGTCAAAGGGTGATAGAATACCTTCAGCCAAGGTTATTTCAACCTTTGGGCATAACGGGTATCGACTGGGAAACCGACCCTAAAGGTATTAATGTTGGAGGTTGGGGGCTACGCCTAAAAACCGAAGATATGGCTAAGTTTGGACAGTTGTTTCTTCAAAAAGGGGTTTGGAAAGGCAAACAAATTTTGCCAGCAGCATGGGTAGCTGAAGCTACCTCTATGAAAATTATGCAAGACCCCGATGCCTCGCAAGAGAAAAAAGATGCCAGTGATTGGCTACAAGGTTATTGTTACCAGATGTGGCGTTGTCGTAATAATGGTTTTAGGGCAGACGGTGCCAATGGGCAGTTTATCGTAGTATTGCCCGAGCAAGACGCTGTCGTGGTTATTACGGCCGAAGCTCCTGATATGCAAGATGAGCTAAATTTGGTATGGAAATATATTTTACCTGCTCTGAAACCGCAAAAGCAGCCTAACAACCCTCAAGGAATAGCACAATTGAAGGCTTTGGAGGCATCGCTAGCCCTCGCAATTCCACATAAGAATTCGTCGTCGAGCTTAGAATCTACTATCTCAGGCAAAACTTTTGGGATTACTTCTACCAAAGGACTAGAAAGTGCCAAATTTACTTTTCAAGATAATAAATGTATGTTGAGTCTAAAAACCGATTCGGTAGCACATCAGCTTTCTTTTGGTTTAGATAAATGGGAGCTGGCTGAAACTACCAAATTTGGGCCTTATTTGGTAGCAGGGGCAAAAGCTAACCGCAAAGGGTTACCTATTTTTAAGGTGGCTGGTAGCTATACTTGGCAAGACAACAATACGTTACAATTAACGCTTCGGTATATCGAAAGCCCGCATACCGAGACCATTGTGTGCCATTTTGAGGGTGAACATATAACATTAGATTTCCAAAATGTTTTTAATAAAGACCAAAAAAGAACCCTAATCAAAGGTACTTTGGTAGCCAATAGAGCAAATCCCCCTCTTTTGATTATCCGAGGCGATGATATGGGCTATTCGCATTCGGGCAACGAGGCTTTAATAAAATCATATACTGAAGGCATCGAAACGTCGATTGAAGTGATTGTGCCTTCGCCGTGGTTTCCTGAAGCAGTAAAGCTATTAGAACAGCACAAGGGTGTAGATGTTGGGCTACATTTTGCTATTACTAGCGAATGGGATAATATTAAATGGCGACCTTTAACCGACTGCCCAAGTTTAAAAAATGCTGATGGATATTTTTATCCAATGCTTTTCCATAACGATAATTATCCTAAACAAGCTATTCTGGATAATGATTGGAAAGTAGAGGATATTGAAAAAGAACTGAGAGCCCAAATTGTAACAGCATTGAAGTATATTCCTAGACTAAGTCATATTTCGGGACACATGGGAAGTACTGCCTTTACCAAAGAAGTGAAAGAAATGGCTCAAAAAGTAGCAAAAGAGTATAATCTGGTATTGGTAGATGCTGGTTCAATGCAAAATTTTAATGTGTCTTATACGGGTTTTGATTTTAATAATAAAACAACTGAAGAGAGAATACAGGCTTTTATAACGATGCTCGACAAGCTAGAGGATGGCAAAAGCTATGTATACTTAGAGCATCCTGGCCTCGATAACGACGAACTTAGGGCAATATCTCATATTGGTTATGAAGATGTAGCTCAAGGTCGACAAGATGTTACTACAATTTTTACCAGTGAAAAAGTTAAGGCAGCTATTCTTCAAAAAGGTATCAGGCTGGTGAGCTATAAAGATGTAATAACAACAACGAAATAA
- the map gene encoding type I methionyl aminopeptidase yields the protein MSIATQAELLGMKSVSEAVGLTLKKMREYAKVGMSTKQLDDYGGQILRELGANSAPKLTYGFPGWTCISVNNEVAHGIPSATRILQEGDLINIDVSAELNGFWSDNGGSFVIGTDLNHHNALIEVSKKILHKAIYQIKDGVKIADIGKLIETEARKSGYSVIRNLAGHGVGRSLHEEPTEILNCYDKYNRKRFKKNSVVAIETFIATKSNHADTLKDGWTLVGNKGGFVAQHEHTIVITEGKPIILTSVNGIWN from the coding sequence ATGTCTATTGCAACGCAAGCGGAATTATTAGGAATGAAATCGGTAAGTGAGGCTGTTGGGCTTACACTTAAAAAGATGCGCGAGTATGCCAAAGTTGGCATGAGTACCAAGCAATTGGACGATTATGGCGGACAAATTTTGAGAGAATTAGGAGCGAATTCTGCCCCAAAACTAACGTATGGTTTTCCTGGATGGACTTGTATTAGTGTCAACAATGAGGTAGCACATGGTATTCCTTCGGCAACAAGAATTTTGCAGGAAGGCGATTTGATTAATATTGATGTTTCGGCAGAATTAAATGGTTTTTGGTCAGACAATGGGGGATCGTTTGTAATAGGTACAGACCTCAACCATCATAATGCTTTGATAGAGGTATCGAAAAAAATATTACACAAAGCTATTTATCAAATAAAAGACGGCGTAAAAATTGCCGATATTGGAAAGCTCATCGAAACCGAAGCTAGAAAGTCGGGTTATAGCGTAATCAGAAATTTGGCTGGGCATGGTGTTGGTCGAAGTTTGCACGAAGAACCTACCGAAATCCTGAATTGCTATGACAAATATAACCGAAAGCGTTTTAAGAAAAATTCGGTAGTAGCTATCGAAACGTTTATAGCTACTAAATCAAATCATGCCGATACCCTAAAAGACGGCTGGACTTTAGTTGGAAACAAAGGAGGTTTTGTAGCACAACACGAGCATACAATTGTTATTACAGAAGGAAAACCCATTATACTCACAAGTGTGAATGGAATTTGGAATTAA
- a CDS encoding phosphoribosyltransferase family protein yields the protein MEMTDNQILSQTQVLQKIRRIAFEIFENNFEETEIVIAGIKGQGYTFATMLAEVLREISPINANAVLIDMDKDVPHNTPVKFDCDESFLAEKTIVVVDDVLNTGRTFAYSLSPFLRIHVKRIQVAVIVDRDYRRFPILADYIGYALSTTINEHVEVILDNPDKMGVYLS from the coding sequence ATGGAAATGACCGATAATCAAATACTAAGCCAAACTCAAGTGCTACAAAAAATTCGTCGCATTGCGTTTGAAATTTTTGAAAACAATTTTGAGGAAACCGAAATTGTGATTGCTGGCATCAAAGGACAAGGATATACATTTGCCACCATGTTGGCAGAGGTATTGCGTGAAATTTCGCCTATCAATGCCAATGCCGTTTTAATTGATATGGACAAAGATGTGCCTCATAATACCCCCGTAAAGTTTGACTGTGACGAATCTTTTCTGGCAGAAAAAACTATTGTAGTGGTAGACGATGTGCTGAATACTGGGCGTACTTTTGCTTATAGCTTATCGCCATTTTTGCGTATCCATGTAAAAAGAATTCAGGTAGCTGTAATTGTGGATAGAGATTACCGTCGCTTTCCTATCTTGGCCGATTATATTGGCTATGCCTTATCCACTACCATTAATGAACACGTTGAGGTAATCTTAGACAACCCCGATAAAATGGGGGTATATTTAAGCTAA
- a CDS encoding DUF4783 domain-containing protein: MKLLLSVLLTLILWAQKVEYDPQSLLVGKLLTSLKQGHASELASMFNENVDLLIDTEQIDFSEISQTHAELILKSFFKRWPPQDFQLVHQGANSLSQYYTGVYKTNRGNYSVYILLKRNQDKFLVESIQFRKEK; the protein is encoded by the coding sequence ATGAAATTACTACTTTCAGTACTCCTTACATTAATATTATGGGCTCAAAAGGTTGAATACGACCCTCAGAGCTTACTGGTTGGCAAGTTACTTACATCGCTCAAACAGGGACATGCTAGCGAGCTAGCATCGATGTTTAATGAGAATGTAGATTTACTGATAGATACCGAACAAATTGACTTTAGCGAGATTTCCCAAACGCATGCCGAATTAATTTTGAAGTCATTTTTTAAAAGATGGCCCCCTCAAGATTTTCAGTTGGTACATCAAGGAGCTAATTCACTTTCTCAGTATTATACAGGGGTTTATAAAACCAATAGAGGTAACTATTCGGTATATATTTTACTAAAACGCAATCAGGACAAGTTTTTGGTAGAAAGTATCCAGTTTAGAAAAGAAAAATAA
- a CDS encoding YcxB family protein, with amino-acid sequence MAKGYAQGQQKRMVQMPVNPLAIKTKKYALDKNKFITLNMSQVVKNQWYWGFVPLGLIALNVVLNLTGVYHNYWIYILTLVGAIGYVAFWAIQFTGVTQLEQYKQLFERYRYEIDSRQILMKLNDQEGGVIKWDMVKTARKDKDAYILDLGQYQFIYLPFNIFTSDNDKKLMEKILRDKGYIAAS; translated from the coding sequence ATGGCAAAAGGATATGCACAAGGTCAGCAGAAGCGAATGGTGCAAATGCCAGTAAATCCACTGGCTATTAAAACTAAAAAATACGCTCTTGATAAAAACAAATTTATCACCCTAAATATGAGCCAAGTGGTAAAAAACCAGTGGTATTGGGGATTTGTTCCACTAGGGCTTATTGCTTTGAATGTGGTGCTGAATTTAACAGGAGTATATCATAACTACTGGATTTACATTTTAACGTTAGTAGGTGCAATTGGTTATGTGGCATTCTGGGCAATTCAGTTTACGGGTGTTACACAATTAGAGCAATACAAACAGCTATTTGAGCGCTATCGTTATGAAATTGATAGCCGCCAAATTTTGATGAAACTCAACGACCAAGAGGGAGGCGTAATCAAATGGGATATGGTAAAAACAGCTAGAAAAGATAAAGATGCTTATATTTTGGACTTAGGTCAATATCAGTTTATTTACTTGCCATTTAATATTTTTACAAGTGACAACGATAAAAAATTGATGGAGAAAATCTTAAGAGATAAAGGTTATATCGCTGCATCATAG
- a CDS encoding S41 family peptidase produces the protein MKDKQPINNPLIIKLPIIIALSLAGGMLIGANFFGGQAKMSNISKGVNKFREILSLVETSYVDSVNTDTLVDYSIKKMLEKLDPHTAYFATDEATVARTQLESGFDGIGIEYNLFNDTVYVVNATPSGPSDIAGIKSGDRLIAADGTSLVGPKVNSTIIFNKLRGKRGSEVKVEILRHGEKNLRTFTITRDRIPTYSVSAGYMVDHQTGFIKIDRFTESTYQEFRNTLISLKNQGAKRLMLDLRGNPGGYKDRAEKIVDELLGGDKMIVYTDGKGTQYDSQTVTKFDGLFEKGAVMVLIDENSASASEIVAGALQDNDRALIIGRRSFGKGLVQMPVSLSDGSELRLTISRYYTPSGRSIQKPYLMGHEEDYEKDYDMRIKSGELFVQDSIKFNEKLKYRTIGGRVVYGGGGITPDVFVARDTTYFTKYLSELWGKNIIREYALNYSTEQQEILSKMSFKDFNKQFVVTDEMMQAVKALAKQTKVTYNEKEFQRSAQYIKLQIKAYIARNIWSKKVANSGLNNEYYQVMSLIDETFQKAIRQFDKAEKLARGELVETISQSTKH, from the coding sequence ATGAAGGATAAGCAACCAATCAATAATCCATTAATAATCAAACTCCCTATTATCATTGCACTTTCCTTGGCTGGAGGAATGTTGATTGGTGCAAATTTTTTTGGTGGGCAGGCCAAAATGAGTAATATTTCAAAAGGGGTCAATAAATTTCGAGAAATCCTTTCTTTGGTAGAAACCAGCTACGTAGATTCTGTCAATACCGACACTTTGGTAGACTATTCTATCAAAAAAATGCTTGAAAAACTCGACCCTCATACCGCTTATTTTGCTACTGACGAAGCTACCGTAGCTCGCACACAACTAGAGTCGGGCTTTGATGGCATTGGTATTGAATATAACCTTTTCAACGATACGGTATATGTAGTAAATGCTACACCTAGCGGCCCTTCAGATATAGCGGGTATCAAAAGTGGCGACCGCCTTATTGCAGCCGATGGTACGTCGTTGGTGGGGCCAAAGGTCAATTCTACGATTATTTTCAATAAACTTCGTGGTAAAAGAGGCTCGGAGGTAAAAGTGGAAATTTTGCGTCATGGTGAAAAAAACCTGCGTACTTTCACTATTACCCGCGACCGTATTCCAACCTATTCGGTAAGTGCTGGCTATATGGTTGACCACCAAACGGGCTTTATCAAAATCGACCGTTTTACGGAATCTACTTATCAAGAATTCAGAAATACGCTGATTAGTCTTAAAAATCAAGGTGCAAAACGCTTGATGCTTGATTTACGAGGTAATCCTGGTGGATATAAAGACCGAGCTGAGAAAATTGTGGATGAACTCCTAGGTGGCGACAAAATGATTGTTTATACCGATGGAAAAGGGACTCAATACGATTCGCAAACAGTAACCAAATTCGATGGCCTCTTTGAAAAAGGAGCTGTAATGGTACTGATTGATGAAAATAGTGCTTCAGCTTCTGAAATTGTAGCAGGTGCTTTGCAAGACAACGACCGTGCTTTGATTATTGGCCGACGTTCTTTTGGCAAAGGTCTTGTACAGATGCCTGTAAGCTTATCGGATGGCTCTGAATTACGCCTAACTATATCTCGTTATTATACTCCAAGTGGTCGTAGTATTCAAAAGCCCTATTTGATGGGTCATGAAGAAGACTATGAAAAAGATTACGATATGAGAATCAAGAGTGGCGAGTTGTTTGTACAAGATAGTATCAAGTTCAATGAAAAACTGAAATATAGAACCATCGGGGGTAGGGTTGTTTATGGTGGTGGCGGTATTACGCCAGATGTGTTTGTTGCCAGAGATACTACTTATTTCACGAAGTATTTGTCGGAACTTTGGGGCAAAAATATCATTAGAGAATATGCGTTGAACTACTCAACCGAGCAACAGGAGATACTATCCAAAATGTCATTCAAAGATTTCAACAAACAATTTGTAGTAACCGACGAGATGATGCAAGCCGTAAAAGCATTGGCCAAACAAACCAAAGTGACTTATAATGAAAAAGAGTTTCAACGCTCGGCTCAATATATCAAACTCCAAATCAAAGCCTATATTGCTCGTAATATTTGGTCGAAGAAGGTAGCCAATAGCGGCCTCAACAACGAATACTATCAAGTAATGAGTTTGATAGATGAAACCTTTCAGAAAGCTATTCGTCAGTTTGACAAAGCCGAAAAGCTAGCCCGTGGCGAACTTGTTGAAACGATTTCACAATCGACTAAGCATTAA
- the ruvX gene encoding Holliday junction resolvase RuvX, translating into MARILAIDYGTKRVGLAVTDPLKIIASALDTVHAKDVLVYLKNYTAKEEVEAFVVGMPVQLDGTDTNNTSHVKGFVKQLKKMFPDTPVHLHDERFTSAMALQAMLMSGVSKKDRSQKGNVDKVSATIILQSYMESVALTGNQ; encoded by the coding sequence ATGGCAAGAATATTGGCAATAGATTATGGTACCAAAAGGGTTGGCTTGGCCGTAACAGACCCCCTAAAAATCATTGCATCGGCTTTGGACACGGTACATGCCAAAGATGTATTGGTATATCTAAAAAACTATACTGCAAAAGAGGAGGTGGAGGCTTTTGTGGTGGGTATGCCTGTACAGCTAGATGGTACAGATACCAACAATACATCGCATGTAAAAGGATTTGTAAAGCAGCTCAAAAAAATGTTTCCCGATACACCTGTACACCTACACGATGAAAGGTTTACATCGGCGATGGCCTTGCAGGCAATGCTTATGAGTGGAGTATCCAAAAAAGATAGAAGTCAAAAAGGGAATGTAGATAAGGTTTCGGCAACGATTATTTTACAATCATACATGGAAAGTGTGGCTTTGACAGGCAATCAATAA